From Rudanella lutea DSM 19387, a single genomic window includes:
- a CDS encoding beta-N-acetylhexosaminidase yields the protein MRILRVCLLLLVFSTQLLMAQSAKYAILPRPALLTEQPGTYTLPATVSILLPNTNAEIRGVAGLLADQLTRATGRTPKIGQGQSGKQAIVFALGKGPKLGAEGYNLRVTPRQITITAEEPKGFFYGVQSLLQLFPAEVFSPSVVKGVSWAAPCCYVEDQPRYAYRGLHLDVGRHFFPVSFIKKYIDLIALHKQNTFHWHLTEDQGWRIEIKKYPKLTQIGSQRKETMLGRYGDNKYDGKPYGGFYTQDEIREVVKYAQERFVTVIPEIELPGHSVAVLAAYPELGSNPDKIVPVGTKWGVFDDVLFPREETFTFLQDVLTEVMALFPSQYIHIGGDECPKKQWKESRFCQDLMKKEGLKDEHELQSYFIRRIDQFITSKGRKMIGWDEILEGGLSPNAIVMSWRGTEGGIAAAKQKHDAIMTPGGFCYLDHYQADAKTQPIAIGGFTTLEKSYGYEPTPENLTPDEAKHIIGVQGNVWTEYMRTPEYVEYMVWPRAIALAEVGWTPKERKNVDDFLQRLTIHKKRLDYLNVNYFGAPINNKFEYQWPAPTAQR from the coding sequence ATGCGAATTCTACGAGTCTGTTTGTTGCTGCTGGTATTCAGTACGCAACTGCTGATGGCCCAATCGGCCAAATACGCCATTTTGCCCCGCCCCGCCCTGCTTACCGAGCAGCCGGGTACCTACACCCTGCCCGCAACAGTCTCTATTCTGCTGCCCAATACGAACGCCGAAATTCGGGGCGTAGCGGGTCTGCTGGCCGATCAACTGACGCGGGCTACGGGCCGTACACCCAAAATTGGTCAGGGTCAATCGGGTAAGCAAGCCATTGTGTTTGCCCTGGGCAAAGGCCCCAAACTGGGTGCCGAAGGGTACAACCTGCGGGTAACGCCCAGGCAGATCACGATTACGGCCGAGGAACCGAAAGGGTTTTTCTACGGTGTGCAGTCGCTGTTGCAATTGTTCCCGGCTGAGGTGTTTAGCCCGTCGGTGGTAAAGGGCGTCAGTTGGGCCGCCCCCTGCTGCTATGTCGAAGATCAGCCGCGCTACGCCTACCGGGGGCTTCACCTCGACGTGGGTCGGCATTTTTTTCCGGTGAGCTTCATCAAAAAATACATCGACCTGATTGCCCTCCACAAGCAAAATACCTTCCACTGGCATCTGACCGAAGATCAGGGCTGGCGGATCGAGATCAAGAAATACCCCAAGCTGACCCAAATTGGCTCGCAGCGCAAGGAAACCATGCTCGGCCGCTACGGCGATAATAAGTACGACGGTAAGCCGTACGGTGGTTTCTATACGCAGGACGAAATTCGGGAGGTGGTAAAGTACGCGCAGGAGCGTTTCGTAACAGTGATCCCCGAAATCGAACTGCCGGGCCACTCGGTGGCGGTTCTGGCGGCTTACCCGGAGCTGGGCAGCAACCCCGACAAAATTGTGCCGGTTGGCACCAAATGGGGGGTATTCGACGATGTGCTGTTTCCCCGCGAAGAGACGTTTACCTTTTTGCAGGACGTGCTGACCGAGGTAATGGCCCTGTTTCCGAGCCAGTATATCCACATCGGGGGCGACGAGTGCCCCAAGAAGCAGTGGAAAGAAAGCCGGTTTTGTCAGGACCTGATGAAAAAAGAAGGTCTGAAAGACGAGCACGAGCTGCAGAGCTACTTTATCCGGCGTATCGACCAGTTTATCACGTCGAAAGGCCGCAAAATGATTGGCTGGGATGAAATTCTGGAGGGTGGCCTTTCGCCCAATGCCATTGTGATGAGCTGGCGCGGCACCGAGGGCGGTATTGCGGCCGCTAAGCAAAAGCACGACGCCATCATGACACCCGGTGGGTTCTGCTACCTCGACCATTATCAGGCCGACGCCAAAACCCAGCCCATTGCCATCGGGGGCTTTACAACCCTCGAAAAATCGTACGGCTATGAGCCTACCCCTGAAAACCTCACCCCCGACGAAGCCAAGCACATTATCGGTGTGCAGGGCAACGTTTGGACCGAGTACATGCGCACACCTGAGTACGTGGAGTACATGGTTTGGCCACGCGCCATTGCCCTCGCCGAAGTAGGCTGGACGCCCAAAGAGCGCAAAAATGTCGACGACTTCCTGCAACGGCTCACCATACATAAGAAGCGGCTCGATTACCTGAATGTGAATTATTTCGGGGCACCGATTAACAATAAGTTCGAATACCAGTGGCCTGCCCCAACGGCTCAGCGGTAA
- a CDS encoding ROK family protein — protein sequence MKQVVAGIDIGGTTTTVGLVDATGHIHAKQTYHSGQITTLPDYLAQLRRVVTTLAHQHGAEIEAVGVGAPAANHRTGTIRASNLKWAYGIPFADALAEDYHLPIALDNDANATAIGEMHFGAAQSYRDFILVTLGTGLGSGIVSNGEVIYGHDGLAGELGHICVDRNGRDCGCGRKGCLETYVSANGLKRTVFELLAHRTTPSPLRDVSYSALSARQVSKAAKAGDPIALEAFEQVGELLGLKLADAVAHTSPQAIILFGGLANAGKLLFEPTIRSLRKHQLFLYNPDLPILPSALPQADAAVLGAAAIAWQKLRKSDHVLL from the coding sequence ATGAAACAAGTTGTTGCAGGCATCGACATTGGGGGTACCACCACCACCGTCGGCTTAGTCGACGCCACGGGGCATATTCATGCCAAACAAACCTACCACTCCGGGCAAATTACCACCCTGCCCGATTATCTGGCCCAACTCCGGCGGGTAGTAACCACGCTGGCCCACCAACACGGGGCCGAAATCGAAGCGGTGGGCGTAGGGGCTCCGGCGGCCAACCACCGCACGGGCACCATTCGGGCTTCGAACCTCAAATGGGCCTACGGGATTCCGTTTGCCGATGCGCTCGCCGAGGATTACCACCTGCCTATTGCGCTCGACAACGACGCCAATGCCACCGCTATTGGCGAAATGCACTTCGGGGCCGCTCAGTCGTACCGCGATTTTATTCTGGTCACGCTCGGCACAGGTTTGGGCAGCGGCATCGTATCAAACGGGGAGGTGATTTACGGGCACGACGGTCTGGCCGGTGAGTTGGGCCACATCTGCGTGGATCGCAACGGGCGCGACTGCGGCTGTGGCCGCAAAGGCTGCCTGGAAACCTACGTATCGGCCAACGGCCTGAAACGAACCGTGTTTGAGTTGCTGGCCCACCGCACCACGCCCAGCCCCCTGCGCGACGTGAGCTACTCGGCCCTGAGCGCCCGGCAGGTGAGCAAGGCCGCCAAAGCCGGCGACCCCATTGCGCTCGAGGCCTTTGAGCAGGTGGGTGAACTGCTGGGACTGAAACTGGCCGATGCCGTAGCCCATACCAGTCCGCAGGCCATCATTCTCTTTGGTGGGCTGGCCAACGCGGGCAAGCTCTTGTTTGAACCGACCATTCGCTCGCTTCGGAAACATCAGTTGTTTTTGTACAACCCCGATTTGCCTATTCTGCCCTCGGCCCTACCCCAGGCCGATGCCGCCGTATTGGGGGCAGCCGCCATTGCCTGGCAAAAACTCCGCAAAAGCGACCACGTACTACTTTGA
- a CDS encoding glycoside hydrolase family 18 protein — MKQLFRFSIVALLMGLFLSPAQAQTRKNSYVVIGYVTGDGWTKEQIQARRLTHINYAFTVPAENGELAPISAKDSANLAALTSLRSENKDLKILISVGGWGGCKYFSDAAVSEAARRKFANSAVAFLKKHKLDGVDIDWEYPAQIGAGNIFRPEDKQNFTLFLKAIRDQLDVQGRLDKRTGKNHYLLTAATGGDTAFVSHTELNKAQRYLDYVNIMTYDLYHGNDKVTGHHSPLDQSKKGDQSRNSSMSAVDGHIRAGVPASKIVLGIPFYGRGWEDVRPQDNGLYQPAAGKHHFIGYDGLLDNYINKNGFVRYWDADAKAPYLWNAEKRMFITYADEESFTHKVAYVKAKKLAGVMFWEYIYDLKHKSPLFNKLVSDLNE, encoded by the coding sequence ATGAAACAGCTTTTCCGCTTTTCCATAGTCGCGCTGCTCATGGGCCTCTTTCTATCCCCGGCCCAGGCGCAAACCCGCAAAAATTCATACGTCGTGATCGGCTACGTGACCGGCGACGGCTGGACCAAAGAACAGATTCAGGCCCGGCGGCTTACCCACATCAACTACGCCTTTACGGTACCTGCCGAAAATGGGGAGCTGGCACCGATCTCGGCCAAAGACTCGGCCAACCTGGCGGCCCTGACCTCACTGCGGTCGGAGAATAAAGACCTCAAAATTCTGATCTCCGTGGGTGGCTGGGGCGGCTGTAAGTACTTTTCGGATGCGGCCGTGAGCGAGGCTGCCCGCCGGAAATTTGCCAACAGCGCGGTGGCGTTTCTGAAAAAACATAAGCTCGACGGGGTAGATATTGACTGGGAGTACCCGGCGCAAATCGGGGCGGGCAACATTTTCCGGCCCGAAGACAAACAAAACTTCACCCTGTTTCTGAAAGCCATCCGCGACCAACTCGACGTGCAGGGTCGGCTCGACAAACGCACCGGTAAGAACCACTACCTGCTGACGGCCGCCACCGGGGGCGACACCGCTTTTGTGAGCCATACCGAACTCAACAAGGCGCAGCGGTATCTGGACTACGTCAATATCATGACCTATGACCTCTACCACGGCAACGACAAGGTAACGGGTCACCACAGCCCGCTCGACCAATCGAAAAAAGGGGATCAGTCGCGCAACAGCTCCATGTCGGCGGTGGATGGGCACATCCGGGCGGGTGTCCCGGCGAGCAAAATCGTGCTGGGTATTCCGTTTTACGGCCGGGGGTGGGAAGACGTGCGCCCGCAGGACAACGGCCTCTATCAGCCCGCAGCCGGTAAGCACCATTTTATCGGGTACGACGGCCTGCTCGACAACTACATCAACAAAAACGGCTTTGTCCGCTACTGGGATGCCGACGCCAAGGCCCCTTACCTCTGGAACGCCGAAAAACGCATGTTTATCACCTACGCCGACGAGGAGTCGTTTACGCACAAAGTGGCGTATGTAAAAGCGAAAAAACTGGCGGGTGTCATGTTTTGGGAGTACATCTACGACCTGAAACACAAGAGCCCGCTGTTCAACAAACTCGTGAGCGACCTCAACGAATAA
- a CDS encoding alpha-L-fucosidase: MRFALLFSLFLGLLSPASAQAPAPAPYGALPKARQLQWHKLKYYAFVHFNMNTFTDEEWGHGTETPDTFNPTQLDCRQWARVAKQAGMEGIVITAKHHDGFCLWPSEYTKHSVKYSKWRNGKGDVLKDLSAACKEYGLKFGVYLSPWDRNHPAYGTPEYNEIFKKTLKEVLTQYGEVFEVWFDGANGEGPNGKKQVYDWPGFIATVRQYQPNAVIFSDAGPDIRWVGNENGYAGETNWGTLNRDKVYPGYPDYWELTPGHEDGTHWVPTEVNCSIRPGWYYHASEDNKVKSLEHLVDIYYSSIGRNGNWLLNLPVDRRGLVHENDVKALMDLKAYTDKATVNLASNKPVTASTVFNKTARFAPRNVLDASRDTYWAAAEGSKQATLDIDLGSPTTLNRLLIEEYLPLGQRVKKFSVAALQNGSYQTIAQGTTIGNRRILRFPTLTTARIRVSIDEAKATPLIRHIELYNAPELIVPPLISRSKEGLVRIVCPRTTDPVITYTTDGSEPTAQSPRFGEPFALPQGGVVKARAFVNNMTRASTPVTAQFDISPAKWTVVSAGTATTGQTLSRLIDGNPESLWQQRKSPEGPTSVVLDLGESLNLHGFTYLPRQDGRTEGIVYRYAVWVSQDGKSWSAPAAGGTFSNINNNPTQQAVRFEKPQTARYLKFDALETTKADDPGVSVAELGVLTR; the protein is encoded by the coding sequence ATGCGTTTCGCTCTTCTGTTTTCGCTTTTTCTTGGCTTACTCAGCCCGGCATCGGCTCAGGCGCCGGCTCCGGCCCCCTATGGCGCACTTCCCAAGGCCCGGCAGTTGCAGTGGCACAAGCTCAAGTACTACGCGTTTGTCCATTTCAACATGAATACCTTCACCGACGAGGAATGGGGGCACGGCACCGAAACACCCGACACTTTCAACCCTACTCAGCTCGACTGCCGGCAGTGGGCGCGGGTGGCCAAACAGGCCGGGATGGAGGGCATTGTGATTACGGCCAAACACCACGACGGGTTCTGCCTGTGGCCGTCGGAGTACACCAAACACTCCGTCAAATACAGCAAATGGCGTAACGGCAAGGGCGACGTCTTGAAAGACCTCTCGGCCGCGTGCAAGGAGTACGGCCTCAAGTTTGGGGTGTATCTGTCGCCCTGGGACCGTAACCATCCGGCCTACGGCACGCCCGAGTACAACGAAATTTTCAAGAAAACGCTGAAAGAAGTACTGACCCAATACGGCGAAGTGTTTGAGGTATGGTTCGACGGGGCCAACGGTGAAGGGCCCAACGGCAAAAAGCAGGTGTACGACTGGCCCGGCTTCATTGCTACGGTGCGTCAGTACCAGCCCAACGCGGTTATTTTCAGCGATGCCGGTCCCGATATACGTTGGGTTGGTAATGAGAACGGTTACGCAGGCGAAACCAACTGGGGCACCCTCAATCGCGACAAAGTGTACCCCGGCTACCCCGATTACTGGGAACTGACGCCCGGCCACGAAGACGGCACGCACTGGGTACCCACCGAAGTCAACTGCTCGATCCGGCCGGGCTGGTACTACCACGCCAGCGAAGACAATAAAGTAAAATCGCTGGAGCACCTGGTCGATATTTATTACAGCTCTATCGGGCGCAATGGCAACTGGCTGCTCAACCTCCCCGTCGACCGGCGGGGGCTGGTTCACGAAAACGACGTGAAAGCCCTTATGGACCTGAAGGCGTACACGGACAAAGCCACCGTCAACCTGGCGAGCAACAAGCCCGTTACGGCCAGTACGGTATTCAATAAAACAGCCCGGTTTGCCCCGCGCAACGTGCTCGACGCCAGCCGCGATACCTACTGGGCTGCGGCCGAAGGCAGCAAACAAGCCACCCTCGACATTGATCTGGGCAGCCCCACCACGCTCAACCGGCTTCTGATTGAAGAATACCTACCGCTGGGCCAACGGGTGAAGAAGTTCTCGGTAGCCGCCCTCCAGAATGGCAGCTACCAGACCATTGCGCAGGGCACCACCATTGGCAACCGCCGGATTCTGCGTTTTCCAACCCTGACCACGGCCCGCATCCGGGTTAGCATCGACGAGGCCAAAGCGACTCCGCTCATTCGGCATATCGAGCTGTACAATGCGCCTGAGTTGATTGTCCCCCCCCTTATCAGCCGCAGCAAAGAGGGGTTGGTTCGGATTGTTTGCCCCCGCACCACTGACCCCGTGATTACGTACACCACGGATGGCTCGGAGCCAACAGCCCAAAGCCCGCGATTCGGGGAGCCCTTCGCCCTGCCGCAAGGGGGCGTAGTGAAAGCCCGCGCGTTTGTGAACAACATGACCAGGGCAAGCACACCCGTTACGGCTCAGTTCGACATTAGCCCCGCCAAATGGACGGTGGTGTCGGCCGGAACAGCCACTACCGGCCAAACCCTCAGCCGCCTGATCGACGGAAACCCTGAGAGCCTCTGGCAGCAACGCAAAAGCCCCGAAGGCCCCACATCGGTCGTGCTCGATCTGGGCGAGTCGCTCAACCTCCACGGATTTACTTACCTCCCCCGGCAGGACGGCCGTACCGAGGGCATTGTGTACCGGTATGCCGTTTGGGTCAGTCAGGATGGAAAATCCTGGTCGGCACCGGCGGCCGGGGGCACGTTTAGCAACATCAACAATAACCCCACCCAACAGGCGGTCCGGTTTGAGAAACCACAAACCGCCCGGTACCTGAAATTCGACGCCCTGGAAACCACCAAAGCCGATGACCCGGGCGTATCGGTGGCCGAGCTGGGAGTACTCACGCGGTAA
- a CDS encoding ROK family transcriptional regulator, whose amino-acid sequence MIASPPLGDDVAPKRSVVVYKKNQKLRGVLSHLYQEETCTLAQLAETLYTSVPSITGVVEELVESGWVRTTGTATGNNGRRPVLFSLNPNGHYVIVLDSSTHDTCFMLVNPLRQVVFRRCVDTHLENNAQFVSFLLSFVQESIEEAAVNKEDIIGLGLAIPGLIDARRGINLTYPNLSAPNEPLTTCLEEQLGFPVYLINDSKATALGENRFGGAQGKKHALSINIDWGVGLGIILNGEVFQGASGFAGELGHIQVDPEGELCYCGKVGCLDTITSASSLVRRVQRAVHEGCVSKLAVYQEDVGQITINHVIEAAHAGDSFAIDMLHDTGYQLGKGLSVAINLFNPEIIIVDGVLAQASTFIINPIEQAITKYCLSGFRNDLTVEATQLNGAAKWLGTHAYVMENLFACI is encoded by the coding sequence ATGATCGCTTCACCCCCCCTCGGAGACGACGTTGCGCCCAAACGCTCTGTGGTTGTTTACAAAAAGAACCAGAAGCTACGAGGAGTGCTATCGCATTTGTATCAGGAAGAAACCTGCACGCTGGCACAATTGGCCGAAACGCTGTACACCAGCGTTCCGTCGATTACGGGCGTTGTTGAGGAACTGGTTGAAAGTGGGTGGGTGCGCACGACCGGAACGGCTACGGGCAATAATGGCCGACGCCCGGTGCTGTTTAGCCTCAACCCCAATGGACATTATGTAATTGTGCTGGATAGTAGCACCCACGATACCTGCTTCATGCTGGTCAACCCGCTTCGGCAGGTGGTGTTTCGGCGGTGTGTCGACACGCATCTCGAAAACAACGCGCAGTTTGTGTCGTTTCTGCTATCGTTTGTACAGGAGTCTATCGAGGAAGCAGCCGTAAATAAAGAAGATATCATTGGGTTGGGGCTGGCTATTCCGGGCTTGATTGATGCCCGCCGGGGTATAAACCTCACCTACCCAAATCTGAGCGCGCCCAACGAACCGCTCACGACCTGCCTCGAAGAGCAGTTAGGGTTTCCGGTGTACCTGATCAACGACAGTAAAGCCACCGCCCTGGGCGAAAACCGGTTTGGGGGGGCGCAGGGCAAAAAACACGCCCTGTCGATCAATATTGACTGGGGGGTGGGCCTTGGGATCATTCTCAACGGTGAGGTGTTCCAGGGCGCATCGGGATTTGCGGGCGAGCTGGGTCATATTCAGGTAGACCCTGAGGGTGAGTTGTGCTATTGCGGCAAAGTGGGCTGTCTGGACACGATCACCTCGGCCTCGTCGCTGGTTCGGCGGGTGCAGCGGGCCGTACACGAAGGCTGCGTGTCGAAACTGGCCGTTTATCAGGAGGATGTAGGTCAGATTACGATCAACCACGTGATCGAAGCGGCTCATGCCGGCGACTCATTTGCGATCGACATGCTCCACGACACAGGGTATCAGCTCGGTAAGGGCCTCTCGGTAGCTATCAACCTGTTTAATCCTGAGATTATTATCGTCGATGGCGTGTTGGCCCAGGCGTCCACGTTTATTATCAATCCAATTGAGCAGGCGATCACCAAGTACTGCCTGAGCGGTTTCCGCAACGACCTGACCGTTGAAGCTACGCAGCTGAACGGCGCGGCCAAGTGGCTGGGTACCCACGCCTACGTGATGGAGAATCTATTTGCCTGTATTTAA
- a CDS encoding serine hydrolase, translating into MAHLIKKTLLVSENEPYNRLYEFAGQQAINRSLWAQGYTDTRITHRFVRMSADENRHTNPVRFLSPTGQVIYAQPAAYNPDSIRAGRRDTLGRGYLDANDKLVNEPFDFSGRNKLSLRSLQQILQATLFPQSVPARQRFGLKPDDYRFMYQYLSQFPGETNYPKYDAATYYDSYAKFFFMDSLHHQLPEGVRVFNKVGWAYGFMTDVSYVVDFANKVEFMLTATIYVNRDGILNDNRYEYDAIGIPFMYQLGQTIYAYERQRPRTHRPNLDRFRVRYETRQPDSRPVIKTVDN; encoded by the coding sequence GTGGCGCACCTGATCAAGAAAACATTGCTGGTGAGCGAAAATGAGCCCTACAACCGCCTGTACGAGTTTGCGGGCCAGCAGGCCATCAATCGGTCGCTGTGGGCGCAGGGGTACACCGATACGCGCATCACGCACCGGTTTGTGCGCATGTCGGCCGACGAGAACCGGCACACCAACCCGGTGCGGTTTCTGAGCCCAACAGGCCAGGTGATTTACGCCCAACCGGCCGCCTACAACCCTGATTCGATTCGGGCGGGCCGCCGGGATACCCTGGGGCGGGGCTACCTCGACGCCAATGACAAGCTCGTGAATGAGCCCTTTGATTTTAGTGGTCGCAACAAGCTATCGTTGCGGTCGCTGCAACAGATTTTGCAGGCTACCCTGTTTCCCCAGTCGGTACCGGCGCGGCAGCGATTCGGGCTCAAGCCCGACGACTACCGGTTTATGTACCAGTACCTTTCGCAGTTTCCGGGCGAGACCAACTACCCCAAATACGACGCAGCGACCTATTACGACAGCTACGCCAAGTTCTTTTTCATGGACAGCCTCCACCACCAGCTGCCCGAGGGCGTACGGGTCTTCAACAAAGTGGGTTGGGCGTATGGCTTCATGACCGACGTGTCGTACGTGGTCGATTTTGCCAATAAGGTCGAGTTTATGCTCACCGCCACGATCTACGTGAACCGCGACGGGATTCTGAACGATAACCGGTACGAATACGACGCCATCGGGATTCCGTTCATGTACCAGTTGGGGCAAACGATTTACGCCTACGAACGGCAACGCCCCCGTACCCACCGACCCAACCTCGACCGGTTTCGGGTTCGGTACGAAACCCGGCAACCCGACAGCCGCCCGGTTATAAAGACAGTCGATAATTGA
- the nhaA gene encoding Na+/H+ antiporter NhaA, which yields MAKRITHLVRPLIRPFTEFFQTESSSGLILLGMSVLALVLANTDTGVARYFPAIWDSTLTLSINEFRLEKTIAHWINDGLMALFFLVVGLEIKREVLEGELSSMRQAALPLLCALGGMLVPALLFWVFNHNTPTADGWGIPMATDIAFALAILFLLGDRAPLPLKIFLTALAIADDLGAVAVIALFYTQEIQLTYLAWAGGIWAGLLLLNYLNVRILSVYLLLGVVLWYCTLKSGIHATIAGVLLAAAIPFRIRYSPQQLLHLIQERLLVINEAIDTSDIQPRDISEELEAINMRISSPAQRLEEALHAPVSFFIIPLFAFCNTSITVEVGLLNQLAGPLSLGIIAGLLLGKPLGISLFAWLATRLGWATLPDGIRWRQLIGVSFLAGIGFTMSIFVTLLAFEKQPDYQGVAKLAILLASLASGLIGYVMLSKAAHVPAKSDSTE from the coding sequence ATGGCTAAACGAATTACACATCTGGTCCGACCGTTGATCCGGCCCTTTACCGAGTTTTTCCAGACCGAATCGTCGAGCGGGCTTATCCTGCTGGGCATGAGTGTACTGGCGCTTGTTCTGGCCAATACCGACACAGGGGTTGCCCGTTATTTTCCGGCCATCTGGGACAGTACCCTCACCCTGTCGATCAACGAGTTCAGACTCGAAAAAACGATTGCGCACTGGATCAACGACGGGCTGATGGCCCTGTTTTTTCTGGTGGTAGGGCTCGAAATAAAACGCGAGGTGCTGGAGGGTGAACTGTCGAGTATGCGGCAGGCGGCCCTACCGCTTTTGTGCGCATTGGGGGGAATGCTGGTCCCGGCCCTGCTGTTCTGGGTGTTCAACCACAACACACCCACTGCCGACGGCTGGGGCATCCCGATGGCCACCGACATTGCCTTCGCCCTGGCTATTCTGTTTCTGCTCGGCGACCGGGCACCCCTACCCCTCAAGATCTTTCTGACTGCCCTCGCCATTGCCGACGACCTCGGTGCGGTGGCCGTGATTGCCCTATTTTACACCCAGGAAATTCAACTGACGTACCTGGCCTGGGCGGGGGGTATCTGGGCCGGGTTACTGTTACTCAACTACCTTAATGTCCGGATTTTGTCGGTGTATCTGCTGCTGGGTGTGGTGCTGTGGTACTGCACCCTGAAGTCGGGTATTCATGCCACCATTGCCGGGGTACTGCTGGCAGCGGCCATTCCGTTTCGGATTCGGTACAGTCCGCAACAACTCCTGCACCTGATTCAGGAGCGGCTGCTGGTCATCAACGAGGCCATCGACACGAGCGATATTCAACCCCGCGACATCAGCGAGGAACTCGAAGCCATCAACATGCGCATTAGCTCGCCCGCCCAACGGCTCGAAGAAGCACTGCACGCTCCCGTATCGTTCTTTATTATTCCGCTGTTTGCGTTTTGCAACACCAGCATTACGGTTGAAGTTGGTTTGTTGAACCAGCTGGCCGGCCCGCTATCGCTCGGCATCATAGCCGGGCTACTACTGGGCAAGCCACTGGGCATCAGCCTATTTGCCTGGCTGGCTACCCGCCTGGGCTGGGCTACCCTACCCGACGGTATCCGCTGGCGTCAACTGATCGGGGTATCTTTTCTGGCCGGTATCGGGTTTACCATGTCCATTTTCGTCACGTTGCTCGCCTTTGAGAAGCAACCCGACTATCAGGGGGTGGCCAAGCTCGCTATTCTGCTGGCCTCGCTGGCCTCTGGCCTGATCGGGTACGTTATGCTGAGCAAAGCCGCCCACGTTCCGGCTAAGTCAGACTCGACAGAATAA
- a CDS encoding HAMP domain-containing sensor histidine kinase, with translation MTIRNQISGQFSFIVASILTVFSLTVYIISADFREEEFYDRLKQQARTTARLLIEVQEVDIPLLKIIDQNKVSALVNEQVLVFDQTDQLVYSSIDDTLTHYQPEWLAQIREEGEWESHTGDAELIGLVIRQGDKAYTVMASAYDQFGRSKLRYLAFTLFWGWLAGIGVTVMLGFFFAGRSLRPIARINQQIQTITAQDLRQRLDEGRRQDEIDQLAVNFNQVLARLELAFEQQRSFVSHASHELRTPLATLKSDVQLALRRTRSADELRGVLQTMLPDIDRLSALTNSLLMLARTLENGSSMLISTVRIDEVVFAAQEELLQAYPAYQVDVQYVRLPEAEADTEVLGNESLLKRVLYNLLDNACKYSANHRAEVQISYDQRSVQLAVRDEGIGVPPEEEERIFDLFYRTDQSRNYEGFGIGLSICRRIIELHQGRLTLQSTPGVGSTFTVQLPRQL, from the coding sequence ATGACCATCAGGAATCAGATTTCCGGGCAGTTTTCGTTTATCGTAGCCTCCATTCTGACCGTTTTTTCCCTGACGGTCTATATCATTTCGGCCGATTTTCGGGAGGAGGAGTTTTACGACCGGCTCAAGCAGCAGGCCCGCACCACGGCCCGGCTCCTGATTGAGGTGCAGGAGGTGGATATTCCGCTGCTCAAGATCATTGACCAGAACAAAGTGTCGGCGCTGGTTAATGAGCAGGTGCTGGTGTTCGACCAAACCGATCAGTTAGTGTACAGCAGCATCGACGACACCCTCACGCACTACCAACCCGAATGGCTGGCCCAGATCCGGGAAGAGGGCGAATGGGAGAGCCATACGGGCGATGCCGAACTGATTGGGCTGGTGATCCGGCAGGGCGACAAAGCATACACCGTGATGGCCTCGGCCTACGATCAGTTTGGGCGGAGCAAGCTGCGCTACCTCGCCTTTACCCTGTTTTGGGGGTGGCTGGCGGGCATCGGCGTAACGGTGATGCTCGGGTTTTTCTTCGCGGGTCGGTCGTTACGCCCCATTGCCCGGATCAACCAGCAGATTCAGACCATCACGGCTCAGGATTTACGCCAACGGCTGGACGAAGGCCGCCGGCAGGACGAGATCGATCAGTTGGCCGTTAATTTCAATCAGGTGCTGGCCCGGCTCGAACTGGCCTTTGAGCAGCAGCGCAGCTTTGTGTCGCACGCCAGCCACGAGTTACGAACACCACTGGCCACGCTCAAATCAGACGTACAACTGGCCCTCCGCCGAACCCGATCGGCCGACGAACTACGGGGTGTTTTGCAAACGATGCTGCCCGACATCGACCGGCTCAGTGCCCTGACCAACAGCCTCCTGATGCTCGCCCGAACCCTCGAAAACGGCTCGTCGATGCTTATTTCCACCGTTCGAATAGACGAAGTAGTGTTTGCCGCTCAGGAAGAGCTGCTACAGGCGTACCCCGCCTATCAGGTTGATGTTCAATACGTTCGACTACCCGAAGCCGAAGCCGACACCGAAGTACTGGGCAACGAGTCGTTGCTGAAACGGGTGCTTTACAACCTGCTCGACAATGCCTGCAAGTATTCGGCAAACCACCGGGCCGAGGTGCAGATCAGCTATGACCAACGCAGTGTGCAACTGGCCGTTCGCGACGAGGGTATTGGGGTTCCGCCCGAAGAGGAGGAGCGAATTTTCGACCTGTTTTACCGCACCGACCAATCCCGCAACTATGAGGGGTTTGGTATTGGGCTGTCTATCTGCCGACGCATCATCGAGCTACATCAGGGGCGGCTCACGCTACAGAGTACGCCCGGTGTAGGCAGCACGTTTACGGTACAACTACCCCGGCAGTTATGA